One window of Nocardia nova SH22a genomic DNA carries:
- a CDS encoding TetR/AcrR family transcriptional regulator — protein MGARDRLITSAVELLSSHGVAGTGIAQLLDRSGISRRSVYLNFPGGKSELVAEATRAAGASYSALLRSLTADADIAACVRAFPTIWRERLASSDFTAGCPIVAAALGRAEAPEAAEAAGAIFTEWEGIVTERLVAEKVEPDLALSLATTVVAALEGAVILALATGSLDPLERVGAQMSDLIARHTAAAAADPAGG, from the coding sequence ATGGGTGCCCGTGATCGGCTCATCACCAGTGCCGTAGAGCTGCTGAGCAGTCACGGTGTGGCGGGAACCGGCATCGCCCAGTTGCTCGACCGCAGCGGGATCTCTCGCCGCTCGGTCTATCTGAACTTCCCGGGCGGCAAATCCGAACTCGTCGCCGAGGCCACCCGGGCGGCCGGAGCGAGCTACAGCGCACTGCTGCGCTCACTCACCGCCGACGCCGATATCGCCGCGTGTGTGCGCGCCTTTCCTACCATCTGGCGCGAGCGGCTGGCGTCGAGTGACTTCACCGCTGGCTGCCCGATCGTGGCGGCCGCACTGGGGCGTGCCGAGGCGCCGGAAGCGGCCGAGGCCGCCGGTGCGATCTTCACCGAATGGGAAGGCATCGTCACCGAGCGCCTCGTCGCCGAAAAGGTGGAACCCGATCTGGCGCTGTCACTGGCTACGACCGTCGTAGCGGCGCTGGAAGGTGCGGTGATTCTGGCGCTGGCGACCGGGTCGCTGGATCCGCTGGAGCGGGTGGGTGCGCAGATGTCGGACCTGATCGCGCGACACACAGCGGCGGCCGCGGCGGATCCGGCCGGCGGCTGA
- a CDS encoding nitroreductase family deazaflavin-dependent oxidoreductase, with amino-acid sequence MAGLHDPLPLPCGQVLPNRLMKSALSEGLGTAAHAPDDRLTTLFRRWGTGGYGLLVTGNVMIDREQLGEPGNVVIDDDRDLAALTRWAKAAKDGGTPVWMQLNHPGRQANPLAGRQRPVAPSAIASGVPGLAAPRALTGSEITGLIDRFATAARIAESAGFDGVQIHGAHGYLVSQFLSPLANRRDDEWGGDPQRRSRFLLEVVRAVRAAVQPGFAVAVKLNSADFQRGGFTEDESRAVVELLAGESLDLIEISGGSYESPAMMGRSGKQASSTRAREAYFLEYAETVRRVASAVPLAVTGGFRSRTAMSAAVESGATDVVGLGRPAAVLPTAARDLLEGGTEVLRLPIISLGLRGPLATNAALRALDGALDLQWHTDQLHRLGAGLDPDPVRSPWSTAVTMVRRNGFDAFRSRRGAGRDRKAVKFRFEMAANHYLTNPLFAALDRIGIRTTFATELETIGRKSGLPRRVPVAVLLDDEGGWIICQHGMRSGWGNNVAADPRVRLRLEDGWRTATAELLPGDDVVARARTFAPHPLLASLTAAGFAALQTDPVSVRITFTDR; translated from the coding sequence ATGGCCGGATTGCACGACCCACTCCCCCTGCCCTGTGGTCAGGTACTGCCGAACCGACTGATGAAGTCGGCGCTCAGCGAGGGCCTGGGTACTGCCGCGCACGCGCCGGACGACCGGCTCACCACACTGTTCCGGCGCTGGGGCACCGGCGGTTACGGCCTGCTGGTCACCGGCAATGTGATGATCGATCGGGAGCAGCTGGGTGAACCCGGCAATGTGGTGATCGACGATGATCGCGACCTCGCCGCCCTGACGCGGTGGGCCAAGGCCGCCAAGGACGGCGGCACCCCGGTGTGGATGCAGCTGAATCATCCCGGCCGCCAGGCGAATCCGCTCGCGGGACGGCAGCGGCCGGTGGCGCCCTCCGCGATCGCGTCCGGAGTTCCCGGACTGGCGGCGCCGCGCGCGCTCACCGGATCGGAGATCACCGGTCTCATCGATCGGTTCGCCACCGCGGCCCGGATCGCGGAGTCGGCCGGTTTCGACGGTGTCCAGATCCACGGCGCCCACGGATATCTGGTGTCGCAGTTCCTGTCCCCGCTGGCCAATCGGCGCGACGACGAGTGGGGTGGTGATCCGCAGCGCCGCTCCCGGTTCCTGCTCGAGGTGGTGCGGGCGGTCCGCGCCGCGGTGCAACCCGGATTCGCGGTGGCCGTCAAGCTCAATTCGGCGGACTTTCAACGCGGCGGTTTCACCGAGGACGAATCCCGCGCGGTGGTGGAACTCCTGGCAGGGGAATCGCTGGATCTGATCGAAATCAGCGGCGGCAGTTACGAATCGCCCGCGATGATGGGCCGGTCCGGCAAACAGGCGAGCAGCACCCGCGCCCGCGAGGCGTACTTCCTGGAATACGCCGAAACCGTGCGCCGGGTCGCGAGCGCGGTGCCGCTGGCGGTCACCGGCGGATTCCGCAGTCGTACCGCGATGTCGGCGGCGGTGGAGTCGGGTGCGACCGATGTGGTCGGGCTCGGGCGTCCCGCCGCCGTCCTTCCCACGGCCGCCCGCGATCTGCTCGAGGGCGGCACGGAAGTTCTTCGCCTGCCGATCATTTCACTCGGCCTGCGCGGGCCGCTCGCCACGAACGCGGCGTTGCGCGCGTTGGACGGCGCCCTGGATCTGCAGTGGCACACCGATCAGCTGCACCGCCTCGGCGCCGGACTCGACCCCGATCCGGTCCGCTCGCCGTGGTCGACCGCCGTGACCATGGTGCGCCGCAACGGATTCGACGCCTTCCGGTCGCGGCGCGGAGCGGGACGGGACCGCAAGGCCGTCAAGTTCCGGTTCGAGATGGCCGCCAACCACTATCTGACCAATCCGCTGTTCGCCGCGCTGGACCGGATCGGTATCCGTACCACCTTCGCCACCGAACTGGAGACCATCGGCCGCAAATCCGGTCTGCCGCGGCGGGTTCCGGTGGCGGTCCTGCTGGACGACGAGGGCGGCTGGATCATCTGCCAGCACGGAATGCGCTCGGGCTGGGGGAACAATGTGGCCGCCGATCCGCGGGTGCGGCTCCGCTTGGAGGACGGGTGGCGTACCGCGACCGCCGAGTTGCTTCCCGGCGACGATGTGGTGGCCCGCGCCCGCACCTTCGCGCCACATCCGCTGCTGGCGTCGCTGACCGCGGCCGGATTCGCCGCCCTGCAGACCGATCCGGTGTCGGTGCGGATCACCTTCACCGACCGCTGA
- a CDS encoding VOC family protein, whose amino-acid sequence MAAFSSLGYVRAQIADAEAWRAFAFDTIGFAEGSGPNPDAIYLRMDEHTYRLELVPGDRDAVLAVGWQVADRRSLTLVADLLRDNGVEVTELSPAEAVARHVEEAIAFTDPSGFTVEVFHGPLLDHSPVLGKYGNRFVTGDLGLGHVVLPVPDIEAARRFYTEVLDFASRGSFRVGPPEHPIWIRFMGVNPRHHSLALIPGSRGDGPGIVHVMVEVDSIDDVGRALDRVTRDGYHLSSTLGRHTNDKMISFYVRTPGGWDLEFGCDGRLVDEGYVAEEMTADSYWGHDWARG is encoded by the coding sequence ATGGCAGCGTTCAGCTCGCTCGGATACGTCCGGGCACAGATCGCCGACGCCGAGGCGTGGCGCGCGTTCGCCTTCGACACCATCGGGTTCGCCGAGGGCTCCGGCCCGAATCCGGACGCGATCTACCTGCGCATGGACGAGCACACCTACCGCCTGGAACTGGTCCCGGGTGATCGGGACGCGGTCCTGGCGGTGGGCTGGCAGGTCGCCGATCGGCGCAGCCTGACACTGGTCGCGGACCTGCTGCGCGACAACGGCGTCGAGGTCACCGAACTGAGCCCGGCCGAGGCCGTCGCGCGCCATGTCGAGGAGGCGATCGCCTTCACCGATCCGTCCGGATTCACCGTGGAGGTATTCCACGGGCCGCTGCTGGACCACAGCCCGGTGCTCGGCAAGTACGGAAACCGTTTCGTCACCGGCGATCTCGGACTCGGCCACGTGGTGCTGCCGGTGCCCGATATCGAGGCGGCGCGCCGCTTCTACACCGAGGTGCTGGACTTCGCCTCGCGGGGCTCGTTCCGGGTGGGGCCGCCCGAGCATCCGATCTGGATCCGCTTCATGGGCGTCAACCCCCGCCACCACAGCCTCGCGCTGATTCCCGGCAGCCGCGGTGACGGCCCGGGCATCGTGCACGTGATGGTGGAGGTCGACTCCATCGACGATGTGGGCCGCGCCCTGGACCGCGTCACCCGCGACGGCTACCACCTGTCCTCCACTCTGGGCCGCCACACCAACGACAAGATGATCTCGTTCTACGTTCGCACACCGGGCGGCTGGGATCTCGAATTCGGTTGTGACGGCAGGCTTGTCGATGAGGGCTACGTCGCCGAGGAGATGACCGCCGACAGCTACTGGGGCCACGACTGGGCGCGCGGCTGA
- a CDS encoding ferredoxin--NADP reductase translates to MTTTAESAGVQARSAQGGPAPATTDSAVDRAAPQDLADIAGSTPAGSGPALLRVVRVVRETADAVSLELVPEPEAAERFGYRPGQFLTLRIPSDRTGSVSRCYSLSSAPHQPGPLKVTVKRTAGGYGSNWLCDNAAEGTTLQALPPAGLFTPSSLDLDLLLFAGGSGITPVLSILESVLARGSGRCTLIYANRDENSVIFAAELTELAAAHPDRLQVVHWLESVQGLPTVEQLTALARPWAEREVFVCGPAPFMSAVGAAMSAHGADRDRVHIEKFVSLSGNPFEIRRAETTGDTDSVAVEVDLDNATHRLAWPREQVLLDTLLAAGLEAPYSCREGACSACVCRVVSGEVAMRRNEVLEEDDLADGYVLACQAVPVSDDISITYS, encoded by the coding sequence ATGACAACCACAGCTGAGTCCGCGGGCGTGCAGGCCCGCTCGGCGCAGGGCGGACCTGCGCCCGCAACGACAGATTCCGCCGTGGATCGAGCCGCCCCGCAGGACCTCGCCGACATCGCGGGCTCGACTCCGGCCGGTAGCGGTCCGGCACTGCTCAGAGTGGTGCGAGTCGTGCGGGAGACCGCGGACGCGGTGTCGCTGGAGCTGGTGCCGGAGCCCGAAGCGGCCGAGCGGTTCGGCTACCGTCCCGGGCAGTTCCTCACCCTGCGGATTCCCAGTGACCGGACCGGTTCGGTCAGCCGGTGCTATTCGTTGTCCAGCGCACCGCACCAGCCCGGCCCGCTCAAGGTCACCGTCAAACGCACCGCCGGTGGATACGGGTCGAACTGGTTGTGCGACAACGCCGCCGAGGGAACCACCTTGCAGGCACTGCCCCCGGCCGGACTCTTCACACCGTCCTCGCTGGACCTCGATCTGCTGCTGTTCGCGGGCGGGAGCGGGATCACCCCGGTCCTGTCGATTCTCGAATCGGTGCTCGCGCGGGGAAGTGGGCGGTGCACGCTGATCTATGCCAACCGGGACGAGAACTCCGTGATCTTCGCGGCAGAACTCACGGAACTGGCCGCGGCACATCCGGATCGGCTGCAGGTGGTGCACTGGCTGGAATCCGTGCAGGGCCTGCCCACGGTGGAGCAGCTGACCGCACTGGCCCGGCCGTGGGCCGAGCGCGAGGTATTCGTCTGCGGTCCCGCACCCTTCATGAGCGCCGTCGGTGCGGCGATGTCGGCACACGGCGCCGACCGCGATCGCGTGCACATCGAGAAGTTCGTCTCGCTGTCCGGCAATCCGTTCGAGATCCGCCGCGCCGAAACCACCGGCGACACCGATTCCGTCGCGGTCGAGGTCGACCTCGACAATGCGACACACCGCCTGGCCTGGCCGCGCGAGCAGGTGCTGCTGGATACCTTGCTGGCGGCGGGACTCGAGGCGCCGTATTCGTGCCGGGAGGGCGCGTGCAGCGCCTGTGTGTGCCGGGTCGTGTCCGGTGAGGTCGCGATGCGCCGCAACGAGGTCCTCGAGGAGGACGATCTCGCCGACGGCTATGTCCTTGCCTGCCAGGCGGTTCCGGTTTCCGACGATATCTCCATCACCTATTCCTGA
- a CDS encoding Rieske 2Fe-2S domain-containing protein, translated as MNSDSDVRVIDAGAPPARFARGWHCLGLADSFRDGRPHTVAAFGTELVVFAGEDGALNVLNAYCPHMGGNLADGTIKGDSLACPFHDWRWNGKGRCTGIPYARRVPPLARTKAWPTFEQNKQLFVWNDPEGGQPPAEVTIPRLDAAFDDDWTDWTWNSMIVEANCREVVDNVVDMAHFFYVHYGFPTFFKNVFEGHTASQYMTSISREDMMGETAKALGGKNTLHSEASYYGPSYMIDYLRSESAGPSMEGYLINCHYPITENRFLLQYGAIAKRPEGVSSERAEEIAAAFVGGLGRGFEQDAAIWKRKSRINNPLLCEEDGPVYQLRRWYEQFYTDVADIAEEMTARFEFEVDTTRAVTAWEAEVADNLAKRAEQAVG; from the coding sequence ATGAACAGCGACAGCGATGTACGGGTCATCGACGCGGGCGCGCCGCCCGCCCGGTTCGCCCGTGGCTGGCACTGCCTGGGCCTGGCGGACTCCTTCCGCGACGGGCGGCCGCATACGGTCGCCGCATTCGGCACCGAACTGGTGGTGTTCGCGGGCGAGGACGGCGCACTCAACGTGCTCAACGCCTACTGCCCGCACATGGGCGGCAATCTCGCCGACGGCACGATCAAGGGCGATTCGCTGGCCTGCCCCTTCCACGACTGGCGCTGGAACGGGAAGGGCAGGTGCACCGGAATCCCTTATGCCCGCCGCGTTCCGCCGCTCGCGCGCACCAAGGCGTGGCCGACCTTCGAGCAGAACAAACAGCTGTTCGTCTGGAACGATCCGGAGGGCGGGCAGCCGCCCGCCGAGGTCACCATTCCGCGCCTGGACGCCGCCTTCGACGACGACTGGACCGACTGGACGTGGAACTCCATGATCGTCGAGGCCAACTGCCGCGAGGTGGTCGACAACGTCGTGGACATGGCGCACTTCTTCTACGTGCACTACGGCTTCCCGACCTTCTTCAAGAACGTCTTCGAGGGCCACACCGCCAGCCAGTACATGACCTCCATCTCCCGCGAGGACATGATGGGTGAGACCGCTAAAGCGTTGGGCGGCAAGAACACCCTGCACTCGGAGGCGTCCTACTACGGACCCTCCTACATGATCGACTACCTGCGCAGTGAGAGCGCCGGACCCTCGATGGAGGGCTATCTGATCAACTGCCACTACCCGATCACCGAGAACCGATTCCTGTTGCAGTACGGCGCCATCGCCAAACGGCCGGAAGGGGTTTCGTCGGAGCGAGCCGAGGAGATCGCGGCCGCCTTCGTCGGCGGTCTGGGCCGCGGCTTCGAACAGGACGCCGCGATCTGGAAACGCAAGTCGCGCATCAACAATCCGCTGTTGTGCGAGGAGGACGGCCCGGTCTATCAGCTGCGACGTTGGTACGAGCAGTTCTACACCGATGTCGCCGACATCGCCGAGGAGATGACCGCCCGCTTCGAATTCGAGGTCGACACCACCCGCGCGGTCACCGCCTGGGAGGCGGAGGTCGCCGACAACCTCGCCAAGCGTGCCGAGCAAGCGGTCGGCTGA
- a CDS encoding flavin reductase family protein: protein MDPAVPDATFKSVLGRFCTGVTVITALAEGQPVGFSCQSFSSLSLDPPAVAFFPARTSTSWPRIRAAGRFCVNILAHDQAEICRALARSGTDKFAGVDWVVSGNGAPRLDGALASIDCELDREIDGGDHTIVIARVTALSEHSEQPPLLFYRAGFERLHGH from the coding sequence ATGGATCCGGCAGTTCCGGATGCGACGTTCAAATCCGTGCTCGGCAGGTTCTGCACCGGGGTCACGGTGATCACCGCACTGGCCGAGGGGCAGCCCGTGGGGTTCAGTTGCCAGTCGTTCTCGTCGCTGTCGCTGGATCCGCCCGCGGTCGCGTTCTTTCCCGCGCGGACCTCGACGTCCTGGCCGCGGATCCGCGCCGCCGGGCGGTTCTGTGTGAACATCCTGGCCCACGATCAGGCCGAGATCTGCCGGGCGCTGGCCCGCAGCGGCACCGACAAGTTCGCCGGGGTCGATTGGGTGGTCTCCGGTAACGGCGCGCCCCGGTTGGATGGTGCGCTCGCGAGTATCGATTGTGAATTGGATCGGGAGATCGACGGCGGCGATCACACCATCGTGATCGCGCGGGTGACCGCGCTGAGCGAACACTCCGAACAGCCGCCGCTGCTGTTCTATCGCGCGGGTTTCGAACGGCTGCACGGTCACTGA